One Actinomyces respiraculi DNA window includes the following coding sequences:
- the rbfA gene encoding 30S ribosome-binding factor RbfA translates to MADAARARKVADRIHETVARMLQGRIKDARLGFVTVTDVRVTGDLQQATVFYTVYGSERERRDTAAALRSATGLIRSEVGKALGIRLTPSITFQLDALPTQARTFEDALAQARAKDEEIARTYAGASYAGEADPYRHDDEDDEAADEAEDETVTAAAGDSSAPGDEE, encoded by the coding sequence ATGGCTGACGCCGCCCGCGCCCGCAAGGTCGCCGACCGCATCCACGAGACCGTCGCCCGCATGCTCCAGGGCCGGATCAAGGATGCGCGCCTCGGCTTCGTCACCGTCACCGACGTGCGTGTCACCGGTGACCTGCAGCAGGCGACCGTCTTCTACACGGTCTACGGCTCCGAGCGCGAGCGGCGCGACACCGCCGCCGCCCTGAGGTCCGCGACCGGCCTCATCCGCTCGGAGGTCGGCAAGGCCCTAGGCATCCGCCTCACCCCCTCGATCACCTTCCAGCTCGACGCCCTGCCCACGCAGGCGCGCACCTTCGAGGACGCTCTCGCCCAGGCGCGGGCCAAGGACGAGGAGATCGCCCGCACCTACGCGGGCGCCTCCTACGCGGGCGAGGCCGATCCCTACCGCCACGACGACGAGGACGACGAGGCCGCCGACGAGGCCGAGGACGAGACGGTCACGGCAGCAGCCGGTGACAGCAGCGCACCCGGTGACGAGGAGTGA
- the truB gene encoding tRNA pseudouridine(55) synthase TruB, producing the protein MSRPGGTGRHRLEVPRGAVTAPDGLLLIDKPSGLTSHDVVAAARRLGATRKVGHAGTLDPMATGLLLIGLGRATRLLTYLVGADKTYTATLRLGQETTTEDAEGTVTTSHGCAPTGDLPGRLDAALAALTGELMQVPSAVSAIKVDGVRAYARVREGQDVALAARPVTIHVLTRLSEVRATTATDGTAVVDVDLRVSCSSGTYVRALARDLGQALGCGAHLTALRRTSVGPFDVEQALTLEAAAAQVEAGAASVPPSGLTPLSLAEVARRCFPAVALDEAQARAIAYGQLLPAEVAERAVAPERAVVPKKRRADGAVNSRPVLAGFAPDGEVVALLTTGKGRTRPVLVLAPAAGPGRADTQPTAGEPGDQGDS; encoded by the coding sequence GTGAGCCGCCCCGGCGGCACCGGCCGTCACCGCCTCGAGGTGCCCCGCGGCGCCGTCACCGCCCCTGACGGCCTGCTCCTCATCGACAAGCCCAGCGGCCTCACGAGCCACGACGTCGTCGCCGCGGCCCGCCGCCTGGGCGCCACCCGCAAGGTCGGTCACGCCGGCACCCTCGACCCCATGGCCACGGGGCTGCTGCTCATCGGCCTGGGCCGGGCCACCCGCCTGCTCACCTACCTCGTGGGCGCGGACAAGACCTACACGGCCACGCTCCGCCTCGGCCAGGAGACGACGACCGAGGACGCTGAGGGCACGGTCACCACCAGCCACGGCTGCGCGCCCACGGGTGACCTGCCGGGCCGTCTCGACGCCGCCCTGGCCGCTCTCACCGGCGAGCTCATGCAGGTGCCCTCCGCCGTCAGCGCGATCAAGGTCGACGGCGTGCGCGCCTACGCCCGCGTGCGCGAGGGCCAGGACGTCGCCCTCGCCGCCCGACCAGTCACCATCCACGTCCTCACCCGCCTTAGCGAGGTGCGAGCCACGACGGCCACGGACGGCACCGCCGTCGTCGACGTCGACCTGCGCGTGTCCTGTTCCTCCGGCACCTACGTGCGCGCCCTGGCCCGCGACCTCGGGCAGGCGCTGGGCTGCGGCGCGCACCTCACCGCCCTGCGGCGCACGAGCGTCGGCCCCTTCGACGTCGAGCAGGCACTCACCCTCGAGGCTGCCGCGGCCCAGGTCGAGGCCGGCGCGGCGAGCGTGCCGCCGTCGGGCCTCACACCCCTGAGCCTGGCCGAGGTGGCCCGGCGCTGCTTCCCGGCCGTCGCCCTGGACGAGGCCCAGGCCCGTGCGATCGCCTACGGCCAGCTCCTGCCCGCCGAGGTCGCCGAGCGGGCGGTCGCCCCCGAGCGCGCCGTCGTCCCCAAGAAGCGGCGAGCCGACGGCGCGGTGAACTCGCGACCCGTCCTGGCGGGGTTCGCTCCGGACGGCGAGGTCGTGGCACTGTTGACCACCGGGAAGGGCCGCACGCGGCCCGTGCTCGTCCTTGCCCCCGCCGCGGGGCCGGGACGCGCTGACACGCAGCCGACCGCCGGTGAGCCCGGCGACCAAGGAGACTCATGA
- a CDS encoding bifunctional riboflavin kinase/FAD synthetase, producing MEVWYGAEQVPEELRDPAGPGSVVALGVFDGVHRGHRAVLARLVARANDIAAREPARPRPRAVAVTFDPHPARVHHPGQHLPMVASLADRLSLLATTGLDAVLVVHYTLDFADQSAADFVRTWLEGLLGARAVVVGDDVRFGRGNEGDAHTLEAIGAQDGLEVEIVCDVLAPSGRRWSSTWVRQLLEEGDVAGAAEVLGRPHRLRGTVVHGLKRGREIGFPTANLQAATAGVVPPDGVYAGWLVRSPGSGEEGGPGEERLPSAVSIGTNPTFDDVPERVVEAHVLGRTDLDLYGEVVGIELVERLRPMLAFDSLEPLLERMRQDVAETAAVLGVPVPGPLRPEDVTAA from the coding sequence GTGGAGGTCTGGTACGGCGCCGAACAGGTGCCTGAGGAACTGAGGGATCCCGCGGGACCCGGCTCCGTCGTCGCCCTGGGCGTCTTCGACGGTGTCCACCGCGGCCATCGGGCCGTGCTCGCGCGCCTGGTCGCGCGTGCCAATGACATCGCCGCCCGCGAGCCGGCACGGCCCCGCCCCCGGGCGGTCGCGGTCACCTTCGACCCTCACCCGGCCCGGGTCCACCACCCCGGCCAGCACCTGCCGATGGTCGCCTCGCTGGCCGACCGCCTGTCCCTGCTGGCCACCACGGGCCTGGACGCCGTCCTCGTCGTGCACTACACGCTCGACTTCGCCGACCAGAGCGCCGCGGACTTCGTGCGCACCTGGCTTGAGGGCCTGCTCGGAGCCCGGGCGGTCGTCGTCGGCGACGACGTGCGCTTCGGCCGGGGCAACGAGGGCGACGCCCACACCCTGGAGGCCATCGGGGCCCAGGACGGCCTCGAGGTGGAGATCGTGTGCGACGTGCTCGCCCCCTCGGGGCGGCGCTGGTCCTCGACCTGGGTGCGCCAGCTGCTTGAGGAGGGCGACGTCGCCGGTGCCGCCGAGGTGCTCGGCAGGCCCCACCGCCTGCGCGGCACCGTGGTGCACGGCCTCAAGCGGGGCCGGGAGATCGGCTTCCCGACGGCGAACCTCCAGGCCGCGACCGCCGGCGTCGTGCCGCCCGACGGCGTCTACGCCGGCTGGCTCGTACGCTCACCGGGCTCCGGCGAGGAGGGAGGACCGGGGGAGGAGCGGCTGCCCTCCGCCGTGTCCATCGGCACGAACCCCACTTTCGACGACGTGCCCGAGCGAGTCGTCGAGGCACACGTGCTGGGGCGCACGGACCTGGACCTGTATGGCGAGGTCGTGGGCATCGAACTCGTCGAGCGCCTGCGCCCCATGCTGGCCTTCGACTCCCTGGAGCCGCTGCTGGAGCGGATGCGCCAGGACGTCGCCGAGACCGCGGCTGTCCTGGGGGTGCCGGTGCCCGGCCCCCTGCGTCCTGAGGACGTGACAGCCGCGTAG
- the rpsO gene encoding 30S ribosomal protein S15 produces MSISAERKQQLIAEYATHEGDTGSPEVQVAVLSERIKNLTEHFKSHTHDHHSRRGLYLLIGKRRRLLDYLMKEDIERYRSLIARLGIRR; encoded by the coding sequence ATGTCGATTTCCGCCGAGCGCAAGCAGCAGCTCATCGCCGAGTACGCCACCCACGAGGGTGACACGGGCTCCCCGGAGGTTCAGGTCGCCGTCCTGAGCGAGCGCATCAAGAACCTCACCGAGCACTTCAAGAGCCACACCCACGACCACCACTCGCGTCGTGGCCTCTACCTCCTCATTGGTAAGCGTCGTCGTCTGCTCGACTACCTCATGAAGGAGGACATCGAGCGCTACCGCTCCCTCATCGCTCGCCTCGGTATCCGCCGCTGA
- a CDS encoding MFS transporter: MTRLYILALGSLITSVGSGLSAFGLAVFAYSAYGTASAVALVQLCAFAPIVLLAPLAGTLADRFDRRLMMVLGDAGSVLGLAVVWAALASREPKLVTILFGVVLSSCLAALTEPALRASVTDLVDPQDHVRASGLLQAAGSARYLLAPALAGALLPVVGLRTLIVLDAATCIVTVACSLTVMRAVGRRSAATWEETGTVHQLLAGWRLIRRTPTVRRVVGLMTVMTLTIGTLQVLLKPILLPLVGTAATGRVETLAATGILAGAALVTLLAGRSPSRLLSAGTAATGVAMCALALREEAWWVALSGFGVFAALAVCQAGAETLVRRGVDADHQARMWGTVSLVTQTGYILACLGAGPLADGVATALLAPGGALAPALSAVVGTGPGRGAALVVALAGLATIALAAVIRSRLATSDDAITPPVPSVEADPSRTRSR; encoded by the coding sequence ATGACACGCCTCTACATCCTCGCCCTGGGCAGTCTCATCACCTCCGTCGGCAGCGGCCTGAGCGCCTTCGGCCTGGCGGTCTTCGCCTACAGCGCCTACGGCACCGCCTCGGCGGTCGCCCTCGTCCAGCTGTGCGCCTTCGCCCCCATCGTCCTGCTCGCCCCTCTCGCCGGGACACTGGCCGACCGCTTCGACCGCCGCCTCATGATGGTCCTGGGCGACGCCGGCTCCGTCCTCGGTCTGGCCGTCGTGTGGGCGGCCCTGGCCTCCCGGGAGCCGAAGCTCGTGACCATCCTCTTCGGCGTGGTCCTCTCCTCCTGCCTGGCGGCCCTCACCGAGCCGGCCCTGCGCGCCTCCGTCACCGACCTCGTCGACCCGCAGGACCACGTGCGCGCCTCCGGGCTGCTCCAAGCCGCCGGCTCCGCCCGCTACCTCCTGGCACCCGCCCTCGCCGGCGCGCTGCTGCCCGTCGTCGGGCTGCGCACCCTCATCGTCCTGGACGCGGCCACGTGCATCGTCACCGTCGCCTGCTCGTTGACGGTCATGCGCGCCGTCGGCCGCCGGAGCGCCGCCACATGGGAGGAGACCGGCACCGTCCACCAGCTGCTGGCCGGCTGGCGGCTCATCCGCCGCACACCGACCGTGCGCCGCGTCGTCGGCCTCATGACCGTCATGACCCTGACGATCGGGACCCTCCAGGTCCTGCTCAAGCCGATCCTCCTGCCCCTGGTCGGCACCGCCGCCACCGGCCGGGTCGAGACCCTCGCCGCCACCGGGATCCTCGCCGGGGCCGCCCTCGTCACGCTCCTGGCCGGGCGCAGCCCGTCCCGGCTCCTGTCGGCCGGCACCGCCGCCACGGGCGTCGCCATGTGCGCGCTGGCGCTGCGCGAGGAGGCCTGGTGGGTGGCGCTGAGCGGCTTCGGGGTCTTCGCCGCCCTCGCCGTGTGCCAGGCCGGGGCCGAGACTCTCGTGCGCCGCGGGGTCGACGCCGACCACCAGGCCCGCATGTGGGGCACGGTTAGCCTCGTCACCCAGACCGGCTACATCCTCGCCTGCCTCGGCGCAGGCCCCCTGGCCGACGGCGTCGCCACCGCTCTGCTCGCCCCCGGTGGCGCCCTGGCGCCCGCGCTCAGCGCCGTCGTGGGCACCGGCCCCGGACGGGGCGCCGCCCTCGTCGTCGCCCTCGCCGGCCTGGCGACCATCGCCCTGGCCGCCGTCATCCGGTCCCGGCTCGCCACCTCCGACGACGCCATCACGCCCCCGGTGCCGAGCGTCGAGGCCGACCCGAGTCGGACAAGGAGCAGATGA
- a CDS encoding TetR/AcrR family transcriptional regulator, whose product MAPAPTPAPRTTKPSAQRRAEILDAALHLFTTKGVQATSVEDIMRAVGIAKGTLYYHFRSKDEILHALIARTIDQTVARARAVIDDPGDTTHTFLGVVATMRVETSERELAHAFHGPESTELHLLSIVEMVRAMTPILTEVVERGVAEGVFSTEHPREVVELLLVGAGMLLDDGIFSGDSEQLARRTAGIVDAAEVLLGCRHGSLSSLIEGAS is encoded by the coding sequence ATGGCACCCGCACCGACACCCGCACCGCGCACGACGAAGCCATCAGCCCAGCGCCGCGCCGAGATCCTCGACGCAGCCCTGCACCTCTTCACGACCAAGGGCGTCCAGGCAACTTCAGTGGAGGACATCATGCGCGCCGTCGGCATCGCCAAGGGCACGCTCTACTACCACTTCCGCTCCAAGGATGAGATCCTCCACGCCCTCATCGCCCGCACCATCGACCAGACCGTCGCCCGCGCCCGCGCGGTCATCGACGACCCCGGCGACACCACGCACACCTTCCTCGGCGTTGTCGCAACGATGCGCGTCGAGACGTCCGAGCGCGAGCTCGCCCACGCCTTCCACGGCCCCGAGAGCACTGAGCTCCACCTGCTGTCCATCGTGGAGATGGTGCGCGCCATGACGCCGATCCTCACCGAGGTCGTCGAACGGGGCGTCGCCGAGGGCGTCTTCAGCACCGAGCACCCGCGCGAGGTCGTCGAGCTCCTCCTCGTCGGCGCCGGCATGCTCCTCGACGACGGCATCTTCTCCGGAGACTCGGAGCAGCTGGCCCGCCGCACAGCCGGGATCGTCGACGCCGCGGAGGTCCTCCTGGGCTGTCGGCACGGCAGCCTGTCATCGCTGATCGAGGGCGCCTCATGA
- a CDS encoding polyribonucleotide nucleotidyltransferase yields the protein MFIDDPEVTAAEAVIDNGSFGTRVVRFETGRLAKQAAGSAMAYLDGETAILSATTVGKHPKDQFDFFPLTVDVEERQYAAGRIPGSFFRREGRAGTSAILACRLIDRPLRPSFVKGLRNEVQVVETVLAIHPDDAYDVLAINAASMSTQIAGLPFAGPVAGTRLALIDGQWVAFPRYSELERATFNMVIAGRVLEDGDVAIMMVEAGATENAFDLIAEGATAPTEPVVASALEAAKPHIKALCEAQMEVAKHASKPTAEFPLYLDYSDEQYAAVEKAAEAHDLAAAIATEGKQARDAATDAVRDAVLADLAEQFATEEDTKALKAAFRSVTKKYVRHRTLTEGVRMDGRGLKDIRTLGAEVEVLPRVHGSAIFERGETQILGVTTLNMLRMEQQIDDLSPVTHKRYMHQYVFPPFSTGETGRVGAPKRREVGHGALAERALTPVIPNRDDFPYAIRQVSEALGSNGSTSMGSVCASTMSLLNAGVPLKAPVAGIAMGLMHEVIDGETRWATLTDILGSEDAFGDMDFKVAGTREFITALQLDTKLDGLPSEVLAGALGQARDARFYILDVMEQAIDGPDEMAPTAPRVLTVHIPVDKIGEVIGPKGKMINQIQEDTGADLTVEDDGTVYIGASDGPSAEAARDAVNAIANPQMPEIGERFIGTVVKTTTFGAFVSLTPGKDGLLHISQIRRLVGGKRVENVDDVLTVGDKVQVELAEIDQRGKLSLHAVLTEEQLAAEEEARGPRGDGEGSERRERRPRRERGESDGERRERRPRRRRTRSAEDSSDSE from the coding sequence ATGTTCATTGACGACCCCGAGGTCACCGCTGCTGAAGCCGTGATCGACAACGGCAGCTTCGGCACGCGCGTGGTCCGCTTCGAGACCGGGCGCCTGGCCAAGCAGGCCGCCGGAAGCGCCATGGCCTACCTCGACGGCGAGACCGCCATCCTGTCCGCCACCACCGTGGGCAAGCACCCCAAGGACCAGTTCGACTTCTTCCCGCTCACCGTTGACGTGGAGGAGCGCCAGTACGCCGCGGGCCGCATCCCCGGCTCCTTCTTCCGCCGTGAGGGCCGTGCCGGCACCTCCGCCATCCTCGCCTGCCGCCTCATCGACCGCCCGCTGCGCCCCTCCTTCGTCAAGGGTCTGCGCAACGAGGTCCAGGTCGTTGAGACGGTCCTGGCCATCCACCCCGACGACGCCTACGACGTCCTGGCCATCAACGCGGCCTCCATGTCCACCCAGATCGCGGGCCTGCCCTTCGCCGGCCCCGTCGCCGGCACTCGACTGGCCCTCATCGATGGCCAGTGGGTCGCCTTCCCCCGCTACAGCGAGCTCGAGCGAGCCACCTTCAACATGGTCATCGCCGGCCGTGTCCTCGAGGACGGCGACGTCGCCATCATGATGGTCGAGGCCGGCGCCACCGAGAACGCCTTCGATCTCATCGCCGAGGGCGCCACCGCCCCCACTGAGCCGGTCGTCGCCTCAGCGCTCGAGGCTGCCAAGCCGCACATCAAGGCCCTGTGCGAGGCCCAGATGGAGGTCGCCAAGCACGCCTCCAAGCCCACGGCTGAGTTCCCCCTCTACCTGGACTACTCCGACGAGCAGTACGCCGCCGTCGAGAAGGCCGCCGAGGCCCACGACCTCGCCGCCGCCATCGCCACTGAGGGTAAGCAGGCGCGCGACGCCGCCACCGACGCCGTGCGCGACGCCGTCCTGGCGGACCTCGCCGAGCAGTTCGCCACCGAGGAGGACACCAAGGCCCTCAAGGCGGCCTTCCGCTCCGTGACGAAGAAGTACGTGCGTCACCGCACCCTCACCGAGGGCGTGCGCATGGACGGGCGCGGCCTCAAGGACATCCGCACCCTGGGTGCCGAGGTCGAGGTCCTGCCCCGCGTGCACGGCTCGGCCATCTTCGAGCGCGGCGAGACCCAGATCCTGGGCGTCACCACGCTCAACATGCTGCGCATGGAGCAGCAGATCGATGACCTCTCGCCGGTCACGCACAAGCGCTACATGCACCAGTACGTCTTCCCGCCCTTCTCCACCGGTGAGACCGGCCGCGTCGGCGCCCCCAAGCGCCGCGAGGTCGGCCACGGCGCCCTCGCCGAGCGCGCCCTGACCCCGGTGATCCCCAACCGCGACGACTTCCCCTACGCGATCCGCCAGGTCTCCGAGGCCCTGGGCTCCAACGGCTCAACGTCGATGGGTTCCGTGTGCGCCTCGACCATGTCCCTGCTCAACGCCGGCGTGCCGCTCAAGGCCCCCGTTGCGGGCATCGCCATGGGCCTCATGCACGAGGTCATCGACGGGGAGACCCGCTGGGCCACGCTCACCGACATCCTCGGGTCCGAGGACGCCTTCGGTGACATGGACTTCAAGGTCGCCGGCACCCGTGAGTTCATCACCGCGCTCCAGCTCGACACCAAGCTCGACGGCCTGCCCTCCGAGGTCCTGGCCGGCGCGCTCGGCCAGGCCCGCGACGCCCGCTTCTACATCCTCGATGTCATGGAGCAGGCCATCGACGGCCCCGACGAGATGGCGCCCACGGCCCCGCGCGTGCTCACCGTCCACATCCCGGTCGACAAGATCGGTGAGGTCATCGGCCCCAAGGGCAAGATGATCAACCAGATCCAGGAGGACACCGGCGCGGACCTGACGGTCGAGGACGACGGCACCGTCTACATCGGCGCCTCCGACGGCCCCTCCGCCGAGGCCGCCCGCGACGCCGTCAACGCCATCGCCAACCCGCAGATGCCGGAGATCGGCGAGCGCTTCATCGGCACGGTCGTCAAGACCACCACCTTCGGCGCCTTCGTCTCCCTGACCCCGGGCAAGGACGGCCTGCTGCACATCTCGCAGATCCGTCGCCTCGTGGGCGGCAAGCGCGTGGAGAACGTCGACGACGTCCTCACCGTGGGTGACAAGGTCCAGGTCGAGCTCGCCGAGATCGACCAGCGCGGCAAGCTCAGCCTGCACGCGGTCCTCACCGAGGAGCAGCTGGCGGCTGAGGAGGAGGCCCGCGGCCCGCGTGGGGACGGCGAGGGCTCCGAGCGTCGCGAGCGCCGTCCGCGCCGTGAGCGCGGCGAGTCCGACGGCGAGCGTCGTGAGCGCCGCCCCCGCCGTCGTCGCACCCGCTCCGCCGAGGACTCCTCGGACAGCGAGTGA
- a CDS encoding M16 family metallopeptidase — translation MTAASALTPSPRPTGASYTEVPLERGAAGEPGTELALVDDGALLRRSILPGGVRVITESVPGLRSTSMGMWFGVGSRDEVAGQEGSTHFLEHLLFKGTATRDARAIAEAFDMIGGESNAATAKEHTSYYARVQGQDSMEALDVITDMVTSSLLDPKEVETERSVIVSELADAADDPQDVAHEAFARAAFGEGTPLGRPIGGTPETVTAVPRDAVWEHYRRTYASDTLVVAVAGAVDHDEVCERVAADLAAAGWDASSEAVPRERRFETEPLTALSVQDVTIERDSEQSHVYLTCQGIAVRDERRMPMSVLTTILGGGMSSRLFQEVREKRGLAYTTYAFDASYAGAGAFGLYAGCAPGDVEEVCAVMVGEFEALAADGPTEREMARARGQIRGAMVLGGEDSLARMGRLGRGEVVTGRLRSMDENIRRLEAVTAEDVRELCAWLAGQARARVLVGPRP, via the coding sequence GTGACCGCAGCCTCCGCCCTCACCCCGTCCCCGCGCCCCACTGGCGCCTCCTACACCGAGGTCCCGCTCGAGCGTGGAGCCGCCGGCGAGCCCGGCACCGAGCTCGCCCTCGTCGACGACGGCGCGCTCCTGCGCCGCTCCATCCTGCCCGGCGGCGTGAGGGTCATCACCGAGTCCGTGCCGGGGCTGCGCTCGACCAGCATGGGCATGTGGTTCGGCGTCGGCTCACGCGATGAGGTGGCCGGCCAGGAGGGCTCCACACATTTCCTCGAGCACCTGCTCTTCAAGGGCACCGCCACGCGCGATGCCCGAGCGATTGCCGAGGCCTTCGACATGATCGGCGGCGAGTCCAATGCCGCCACCGCCAAGGAGCACACCTCCTACTACGCACGCGTCCAGGGGCAGGACTCCATGGAGGCCCTGGACGTCATCACCGACATGGTGACCTCCTCCCTGCTGGACCCCAAGGAGGTCGAGACCGAGCGCAGCGTCATCGTCTCCGAGCTCGCCGACGCCGCAGACGATCCGCAGGACGTCGCTCACGAGGCCTTCGCCCGCGCAGCCTTCGGCGAGGGCACGCCGCTTGGTCGCCCCATCGGCGGTACCCCCGAGACCGTGACCGCCGTGCCGCGCGACGCCGTGTGGGAGCACTACCGGCGCACCTACGCCTCCGACACACTCGTCGTCGCCGTGGCGGGCGCCGTGGACCACGATGAGGTGTGCGAGCGCGTCGCGGCAGACCTCGCGGCGGCGGGCTGGGACGCCTCCTCCGAGGCGGTGCCGCGCGAGCGCCGTTTCGAGACCGAGCCCTTGACGGCGCTGAGTGTCCAGGACGTCACGATCGAGCGCGATTCGGAGCAGTCGCACGTCTACCTCACCTGCCAGGGCATCGCCGTGCGCGACGAGCGTCGCATGCCCATGAGCGTGCTGACGACGATCCTTGGCGGGGGGATGTCCTCGCGCCTGTTCCAGGAGGTGCGTGAGAAGCGCGGCCTGGCCTACACCACCTATGCCTTCGACGCCTCCTACGCCGGCGCGGGTGCCTTCGGCCTGTACGCAGGCTGCGCACCGGGCGACGTCGAGGAGGTCTGTGCCGTCATGGTCGGCGAGTTTGAGGCCCTGGCGGCGGACGGCCCCACCGAGCGGGAGATGGCCCGCGCCCGGGGTCAGATTCGTGGCGCCATGGTCCTTGGGGGAGAGGACTCACTCGCCCGCATGGGGCGCCTGGGACGCGGCGAGGTGGTCACCGGCCGTCTACGTTCGATGGACGAGAACATACGTCGGCTCGAGGCTGTCACCGCCGAGGACGTGCGCGAGCTGTGTGCCTGGCTCGCGGGCCAGGCCCGGGCCCGGGTACTCGTCGGCCCGAGGCCCTGA
- the dapB gene encoding 4-hydroxy-tetrahydrodipicolinate reductase, producing the protein MTIRVAVTGAAGRMGSTVCQAVQEADGLELVARLDAGDTISTETLGGADVAVDFTVPTVTEANVHALIDAGVDVVVGTTGWNEESYGRVREHLARPEAAGRSVLIAPNFALSAVLSMRFAALAAPYFESVEVIELHHPNKVDAPSGTAVATAQGIAAARAAAGVAPSPDATESDPLGARGGVVDGVHVHAVRLRGLTAHEEVVLGNPGEQLTLRTDSFDRSSFMPGVVLAVREIGSREGLTIGLGPLINL; encoded by the coding sequence ATGACCATCCGTGTTGCAGTGACAGGCGCCGCCGGGCGCATGGGATCGACCGTCTGCCAGGCCGTTCAGGAGGCCGATGGCCTTGAACTCGTCGCCCGCCTCGACGCGGGCGACACCATCAGCACCGAGACCCTGGGCGGGGCCGACGTCGCCGTCGACTTCACCGTGCCCACCGTCACCGAGGCCAACGTCCACGCCCTCATCGACGCCGGTGTCGACGTCGTCGTCGGCACCACCGGCTGGAACGAGGAGTCCTACGGGCGCGTGCGCGAGCACCTGGCCCGCCCCGAGGCCGCCGGACGCAGCGTCCTCATCGCCCCCAACTTCGCCCTCTCCGCGGTGCTGTCCATGCGCTTCGCCGCCCTGGCCGCCCCCTACTTCGAGTCCGTCGAGGTCATCGAGCTGCACCACCCGAACAAGGTTGACGCCCCCTCCGGCACGGCCGTCGCCACCGCGCAAGGTATCGCCGCTGCTCGGGCCGCCGCGGGCGTTGCCCCCTCGCCGGACGCCACCGAGTCCGACCCGCTGGGCGCGCGCGGCGGCGTCGTCGACGGCGTCCACGTCCACGCGGTGCGCCTGCGGGGCCTGACCGCCCACGAGGAGGTCGTGCTCGGCAACCCCGGTGAGCAGCTGACCCTGCGCACCGACTCCTTCGACCGCTCCAGCTTCATGCCCGGCGTGGTCCTGGCCGTGCGGGAGATCGGCTCCCGCGAGGGCCTCACGATCGGCCTGGGGCCCCTCATCAACCTCTGA
- a CDS encoding GNAT family N-acetyltransferase: MTTSGSPADTGASPTAGGLPSVSVPSLPSVFSTAADAGLSAPARGGLQEAHAHPAEAGGFVRPATQADLEVMGRVQAQTMLASLGAAHAAGHDGAALPEGIAAMIAPPVLAAGWEQAVTKPPSPAHHVLVATLGEEVVGLAGVAPTEGVAVNGEGAPTSGEPQRAAEVTALGVAPAHQRQGHGSRLLAAAGDLARQDGARVLLAWALRGDESLAAFLSAAGLERTASHRLLPVGQGVVEELWLAEL; the protein is encoded by the coding sequence ATGACGACCTCCGGCTCCCCCGCAGACACCGGCGCCTCCCCCACCGCGGGCGGGCTTCCATCCGTGTCCGTACCATCCCTGCCCTCGGTCTTCTCCACGGCTGCGGACGCGGGTCTGAGCGCCCCGGCGCGCGGCGGCCTGCAGGAGGCGCACGCTCACCCGGCTGAGGCCGGCGGCTTCGTACGCCCGGCGACGCAGGCTGATCTTGAGGTCATGGGGCGGGTGCAGGCGCAGACGATGCTGGCCTCGCTTGGTGCGGCGCACGCTGCCGGGCACGACGGCGCCGCCCTGCCGGAGGGGATCGCGGCGATGATCGCGCCCCCGGTGCTGGCGGCCGGGTGGGAGCAGGCGGTGACCAAGCCCCCCTCGCCCGCCCACCACGTGCTCGTGGCCACGCTCGGCGAGGAGGTCGTGGGCCTGGCCGGTGTGGCTCCCACCGAGGGCGTCGCCGTCAACGGCGAAGGCGCGCCGACCTCCGGCGAGCCCCAGCGGGCTGCGGAGGTCACGGCGCTGGGGGTGGCACCGGCCCACCAGCGCCAGGGCCACGGCTCACGGCTGCTGGCGGCAGCCGGCGACCTGGCACGCCAGGACGGGGCACGGGTCCTGCTCGCCTGGGCGCTGCGCGGCGACGAGTCCCTGGCCGCCTTCCTGTCCGCTGCGGGGCTGGAGCGCACCGCCTCCCACCGGCTGCTGCCGGTGGGCCAGGGCGTGGTCGAGGAGCTGTGGCTGGCCGAGCTGTAG